One window from the genome of Paraconexibacter algicola encodes:
- a CDS encoding DUF5938 domain-containing protein, whose translation MPTTKPVVVYGASGYTGRLVCEYLREYHIPFVAAGRDAGRVEEAMKVIPGIETADYEVAAVDHTVEALTDLFTGAKVVLNMVGPFMKLGPEAVEASLAAGCHYSDTNGEQDWMIVCDEQWGPKFAEKGLLIAPGVAQMYTTGEIAANIALETPGLDTLDILVLWKGFPTVASTATIFENLLSPRHYLEQNQYQPWTVEPHEVVVPGQHELALALEWGGTAHPVWFKRDPRVANVKALGGLFDRERMKGVIEGAGQVAAQAAEMSPDEAKAFLAQVAAQTQSEMPPRENQRVNISLDSVHASGPSGRVHVVLNGTCNYKQTGLLQAYVAHCLIHGSTRRAGFASACQAFGHRELLACLTAFGLMAPPSISGHVAPVATVAPANSYGVL comes from the coding sequence ATGCCCACCACCAAGCCCGTCGTCGTCTACGGCGCCAGCGGCTACACCGGCCGCCTGGTCTGCGAGTACCTGCGCGAGTACCACATCCCGTTCGTCGCCGCCGGACGTGACGCCGGCCGCGTCGAGGAGGCGATGAAGGTCATCCCCGGCATCGAGACCGCCGACTACGAGGTCGCCGCCGTCGACCACACCGTCGAGGCGCTGACCGACCTGTTCACCGGCGCGAAGGTCGTCCTGAACATGGTCGGCCCGTTCATGAAGCTCGGGCCCGAGGCCGTCGAGGCGTCGCTGGCCGCCGGCTGCCACTACTCGGACACCAACGGCGAGCAGGACTGGATGATCGTCTGCGACGAGCAGTGGGGTCCGAAGTTCGCGGAGAAGGGCCTGCTGATCGCCCCGGGCGTCGCGCAGATGTACACGACCGGCGAGATCGCGGCGAACATCGCGCTCGAGACGCCGGGCCTCGACACGCTCGACATCCTCGTGCTGTGGAAGGGCTTCCCGACCGTCGCGTCGACCGCGACGATCTTCGAGAACCTGCTCTCCCCCCGCCACTACCTCGAGCAGAACCAGTACCAGCCGTGGACGGTCGAGCCGCACGAGGTCGTCGTGCCCGGCCAGCACGAGCTCGCGCTGGCGCTGGAGTGGGGCGGCACCGCCCACCCGGTGTGGTTCAAGCGCGACCCGCGCGTCGCGAACGTCAAGGCGCTCGGCGGCCTGTTCGACCGCGAGCGGATGAAGGGCGTCATCGAGGGCGCCGGCCAGGTCGCCGCGCAGGCGGCCGAGATGAGCCCGGACGAGGCGAAGGCGTTCCTGGCGCAGGTCGCCGCCCAGACCCAGTCGGAGATGCCGCCGCGCGAGAACCAGCGGGTCAACATCTCGCTGGACTCGGTCCACGCGTCGGGGCCGTCGGGCCGCGTGCACGTCGTGCTCAACGGCACCTGCAACTACAAGCAGACCGGTCTGCTGCAGGCGTACGTCGCGCACTGCCTGATCCACGGCTCGACCCGCCGCGCGGGGTTCGCGTCCGCCTGCCAGGCGTTCGGTCACCGCGAGCTGCTCGCCTGCCTGACCGCGTTCGGCCTGATGGCGCCGCCGTCGATCTCCGGGCACGTCGCGCCGGTCGCCACCGTGGCGCCCGCGAACTCCTACGGGGTCCTGTAG
- a CDS encoding TrkH family potassium uptake protein: protein MSGPVLRVGPGFNWGLILPVVSGVLGALALGMLVCALHAVAHDDGTTSSFLVPAAVLLPLAGLGFLAARRTRTVPLRARDGFLAVTLAWLAAGAAGAAPFLLEGTLPRLVDGLFESMAGFTTTGSTLVDVEAAPESILLWRSLSQWLGGVGIVVLVVAIAPAAGLATQRIFHAETSGVTAERLTPRIADTAKIICGIYGGLTLVGFGAYWAAGMGPFDAINHILTTISSGGFSTRSASIGAFDSLAVELVAIVFMIASGINFAFYWRALRGDSLWPQAAEVRGFLLILLGSTAAVTASLVLADQYDGVWDGLRAAAFTVASVGSGTGFLTDDFDLWPDYARSHLLLLMFIGGCAGSTSGGIKVVRAMLLGKTVGQELTRQLRPRAVQVLRTRGKVFSEEVRRAVLGFTVVYFLVAIAGTFAMLVAGLDLLSAATSAAACLALLGTGLGDVGATENFQAIPEGARVVLMFLMLAGRLEVLTVLVLLTPAFWRRNVA from the coding sequence GTGAGCGGTCCGGTGCTGCGCGTCGGACCCGGGTTCAACTGGGGCCTGATCCTGCCGGTCGTCTCCGGCGTGCTCGGGGCGCTCGCGCTCGGCATGCTCGTCTGCGCGCTGCACGCGGTCGCGCACGACGACGGGACCACGAGCTCGTTCCTGGTGCCCGCCGCCGTGCTGCTGCCGCTCGCCGGGCTCGGCTTCCTCGCGGCGCGCCGGACCCGGACCGTGCCGCTGCGCGCCCGCGACGGCTTCCTCGCCGTGACGCTCGCGTGGCTCGCCGCCGGCGCGGCGGGCGCGGCGCCGTTCCTGCTCGAGGGCACGCTCCCGCGGCTCGTCGACGGCCTCTTCGAGAGCATGGCCGGGTTCACCACCACCGGCTCCACCCTCGTCGACGTCGAGGCCGCCCCCGAGTCGATCCTGCTGTGGCGCAGCCTCTCCCAGTGGCTCGGCGGCGTCGGCATCGTCGTGCTCGTCGTCGCGATCGCGCCCGCCGCCGGTCTCGCGACCCAGCGGATCTTCCACGCCGAGACCTCCGGCGTCACCGCGGAGCGGCTCACCCCGCGGATCGCGGACACCGCGAAGATCATCTGCGGCATCTACGGCGGGCTGACGCTCGTCGGGTTCGGGGCCTACTGGGCCGCCGGGATGGGCCCGTTCGACGCGATCAACCACATCCTCACGACGATCTCCTCCGGGGGCTTCTCGACCCGCAGCGCGTCGATCGGCGCGTTCGACAGCCTCGCCGTCGAGCTCGTCGCGATCGTCTTCATGATCGCCTCCGGGATCAACTTCGCGTTCTACTGGCGGGCGCTGCGCGGCGACAGCCTGTGGCCGCAGGCCGCCGAGGTCCGCGGGTTCCTGCTGATCCTGCTCGGCAGCACCGCGGCGGTCACCGCGTCGCTCGTGCTCGCCGACCAGTACGACGGCGTCTGGGACGGACTGCGCGCCGCCGCGTTCACCGTCGCGTCGGTCGGGTCGGGCACCGGCTTCCTCACCGACGACTTCGACCTCTGGCCCGACTACGCCCGCTCGCACCTGCTGCTGCTGATGTTCATCGGCGGCTGCGCGGGCTCGACCTCCGGCGGCATCAAGGTCGTCCGCGCGATGCTGCTGGGCAAGACCGTCGGGCAGGAGCTCACGCGCCAGCTGCGCCCGCGCGCCGTGCAGGTGCTGCGCACGCGCGGCAAGGTGTTCAGCGAGGAGGTCCGGCGGGCCGTCCTGGGCTTCACCGTCGTGTACTTCCTCGTCGCGATCGCCGGGACGTTCGCGATGCTCGTCGCCGGACTCGACCTGCTCAGCGCGGCCACGAGCGCCGCCGCGTGCCTCGCGCTGCTGGGGACCGGGCTCGGGGACGTCGGGGCGACCGAGAACTTCCAGGCGATCCCCGAGGGCGCCCGCGTCGTCCTCATGTTCCTCATGCTCGCCGGCCGCCTCGAGGTGCTGACCGTGCTCGTCCTGCTCACCCCGGCGTTCTGGCGGCGCAACGTCGCCTGA
- the trkA gene encoding Trk system potassium transporter TrkA, producing MKVIVVGLGEVGLHVARTLSAERHAVTVVEQDPGRAEALQSELDALVVLGNGASPRFLKEVGADDADLVVAVTASDESNVITALAAHQLGAGKTVARVRDPDYFGEDEGFARDVLGIDFVIHPERATAEDLAEAILLPGAVHVEHFGNGRVAVAECVVSDRSPLIGRAIRERRAALPHQIVGLIRDTRVVAAEPGLRPRAGDHIIVAAAREDIGSVVSHIAGHTRQVRDVVIFGGGRIGLPLAKRLEATGKFDVTVMESEIERAREVAEVLRRATVLHEEGIGKDALLAHGVDQAGAFVAAAGDDRANLLAALNAKQLGAGLSLAVVSREEYTPLVDALHIDAGFSPRLVTAEAILRVVRGDNVEAIHLLLGGGELTDVTVDAGCKADGKSIKAAESLATTRVAAVVRRDRVLFPADCEAVQAGDRVITFNARRGTSAIAAAFDA from the coding sequence GTGAAGGTCATCGTCGTCGGGCTGGGGGAGGTCGGGCTGCACGTCGCCCGCACCCTCAGCGCCGAGCGCCACGCGGTCACCGTCGTCGAGCAGGACCCCGGCCGGGCCGAGGCCCTGCAGTCCGAGCTCGACGCGCTCGTGGTGCTCGGCAACGGCGCCTCCCCACGCTTCCTCAAGGAGGTCGGGGCCGACGACGCCGACCTCGTCGTCGCGGTCACCGCCAGCGACGAGAGCAACGTCATCACCGCGCTCGCGGCCCACCAGCTCGGGGCCGGCAAGACCGTGGCGCGCGTCCGTGACCCCGACTACTTCGGGGAGGACGAGGGCTTCGCGCGCGACGTGCTCGGGATCGACTTCGTCATCCACCCGGAGCGCGCGACCGCCGAGGACCTCGCGGAGGCGATCCTGCTCCCCGGCGCCGTGCACGTCGAGCACTTCGGCAACGGTCGCGTCGCCGTCGCGGAGTGCGTCGTCAGCGATCGCTCGCCGCTCATCGGCCGCGCGATCCGCGAGCGCCGCGCCGCCCTCCCGCACCAGATCGTCGGGCTGATCCGCGACACCCGCGTCGTCGCCGCCGAGCCGGGCCTGCGCCCGCGCGCCGGCGACCACATCATCGTCGCCGCGGCGCGCGAGGACATCGGCTCCGTGGTCAGCCACATCGCCGGGCACACCCGGCAGGTCCGGGACGTCGTGATCTTCGGCGGCGGCCGCATCGGGCTGCCGCTCGCCAAGCGCCTGGAGGCGACCGGCAAGTTCGACGTGACGGTCATGGAGAGCGAGATCGAGCGCGCGCGCGAGGTCGCCGAGGTGCTGCGGCGCGCGACCGTCCTGCACGAGGAGGGCATCGGCAAGGACGCGCTGCTCGCCCACGGCGTCGACCAGGCCGGCGCGTTCGTCGCCGCGGCGGGCGACGACCGCGCGAACCTCCTCGCGGCGCTGAACGCCAAGCAGCTCGGCGCCGGCCTCAGCCTCGCGGTCGTCTCGCGCGAGGAGTACACGCCGCTCGTCGACGCGCTCCACATCGACGCCGGGTTCTCCCCGCGCCTCGTCACCGCCGAGGCGATCCTGCGGGTGGTGCGCGGCGACAACGTCGAGGCGATCCACCTGCTGCTCGGCGGCGGCGAGCTGACCGACGTCACCGTCGACGCGGGCTGCAAGGCGGACGGCAAGTCGATCAAGGCCGCGGAGTCGCTCGCCACCACGCGCGTCGCCGCGGTCGTGCGCCGCGACCGGGTCCTCTTCCCCGCCGACTGCGAGGCCGTCCAGGCCGGGGACCGCGTCATCACCTTCAACGCGCGGCGCGGCACCAGCGCGATCGCCGCCGCGTTTGACGCGTGA
- a CDS encoding FKBP-type peptidyl-prolyl cis-trans isomerase, with amino-acid sequence MSSSEKPVVEVPVGTDPSYQLELEDLVVGDGDEAVAGKVVEVHYVGVSWSTGRQFDASWDRGDTFKFPLGRGQVIQGWDQGVAGMKVGGRRRITIPPMLAYGKRGAGGVIGPDETLVFVVDLIGVR; translated from the coding sequence ATGTCATCCAGCGAGAAGCCCGTCGTCGAGGTCCCCGTCGGGACCGACCCGTCCTACCAGCTCGAGCTCGAGGACCTGGTCGTCGGCGACGGCGACGAGGCGGTCGCCGGGAAGGTCGTCGAGGTCCACTACGTCGGCGTGTCCTGGAGCACCGGCCGCCAGTTCGACGCGTCCTGGGACCGCGGCGACACGTTCAAGTTCCCGCTCGGTCGCGGCCAGGTCATCCAGGGCTGGGACCAGGGCGTCGCCGGCATGAAGGTCGGGGGCCGCCGCCGCATCACGATCCCGCCGATGCTCGCCTACGGCAAGCGCGGCGCCGGCGGGGTGATCGGGCCGGACGAGACGCTCGTCTTCGTCGTCGACCTGATCGGCGTCCGCTGA
- a CDS encoding crotonase/enoyl-CoA hydratase family protein, with protein MSAYETILYAVDPQTRVATVSLNRPDRLNTIVPPMPDEVQDAVTRASHDPDVKVLVVRGIGRSFCAGYDFGGGFHHWDEQITTDGAWDPGKDFAFATSQLHAPTQKFMSVWRTPKPVIVQVHGWCVGGGSDFALCGDLVIASEDARIGTPYSRMWGAALSGMWIYRLGLAKAKEHALLGRALSGREAADAGLVNEAVPFAELEATVARRAAQLASIPSSQLAAQKLVVNHAYEQMGLASTQTLGPILDGLMRNTPDARRFVALAQEEGVGAVVQERDGAFSDYSQAPPSEQPDPGNVIEP; from the coding sequence ATGAGCGCCTACGAGACGATCCTCTACGCGGTCGACCCGCAGACCCGCGTCGCGACCGTCTCGCTCAACCGGCCGGACCGGCTCAACACGATCGTCCCGCCGATGCCCGACGAGGTCCAGGACGCGGTCACCCGCGCCTCGCACGACCCCGACGTGAAGGTGCTCGTGGTCCGCGGGATCGGCCGCTCGTTCTGCGCCGGCTACGACTTCGGCGGCGGCTTCCACCACTGGGACGAGCAGATCACGACCGACGGCGCCTGGGACCCCGGCAAGGACTTCGCGTTCGCGACGAGCCAGCTGCACGCCCCGACCCAGAAGTTCATGAGCGTCTGGCGCACCCCGAAGCCCGTGATCGTCCAGGTCCACGGCTGGTGCGTCGGCGGCGGCAGCGACTTCGCGCTCTGCGGCGACCTCGTCATCGCCAGCGAGGACGCGCGGATCGGGACCCCGTACTCGCGCATGTGGGGTGCCGCGCTCAGCGGCATGTGGATCTACCGCCTCGGGCTCGCCAAGGCCAAGGAGCACGCGCTGCTCGGCCGCGCCCTGTCGGGCCGCGAGGCCGCCGACGCCGGGCTGGTCAACGAGGCGGTCCCGTTCGCCGAGCTCGAGGCGACGGTCGCCCGGCGCGCCGCGCAGCTCGCGTCGATCCCGTCCTCGCAGCTGGCCGCGCAGAAGCTCGTGGTCAACCACGCCTACGAGCAGATGGGGCTCGCCTCGACGCAGACGCTCGGCCCGATCCTCGACGGGCTGATGCGCAACACCCCGGACGCGCGCCGCTTCGTCGCGCTCGCGCAGGAGGAGGGGGTCGGCGCGGTCGTGCAAGAGCGCGACGGGGCGTTCAGCGACTACTCCCAGGCGCCGCCGTCGGAGCAGCCCGACCCCGGAAACGTCATCGAGCCGTAG
- the rnhA gene encoding ribonuclease HI, which translates to MPAPRRRAAKLPGTMPEPQEGEVLIWTDGACQGNPGPGGWAALVVWPDGEVEEHSGGLAHTTNNIMEMSAALEGLRSLPPGSRACVVTDSRYLLDGITSWIHGWKRKGWKTAGGAPVKNKELWEALDAEVGRHEQVRWHWVKGHVGTELNERADQLAVAAAEAAVR; encoded by the coding sequence ATGCCTGCTCCCCGACGCCGTGCCGCGAAGCTCCCCGGGACCATGCCCGAGCCCCAGGAGGGCGAGGTGCTGATCTGGACCGACGGGGCCTGCCAGGGCAACCCGGGACCCGGCGGCTGGGCGGCGCTCGTCGTCTGGCCCGACGGGGAGGTCGAGGAGCACAGTGGCGGCCTCGCCCACACCACGAACAACATCATGGAGATGAGCGCGGCGCTCGAGGGCCTGCGGTCGCTGCCGCCGGGCTCGCGGGCGTGCGTCGTCACCGACTCCCGCTACCTGCTGGACGGGATCACCTCGTGGATCCACGGCTGGAAGCGCAAGGGCTGGAAGACGGCCGGCGGGGCGCCCGTGAAGAACAAGGAGCTGTGGGAGGCGCTCGACGCGGAGGTCGGGCGTCACGAGCAGGTGCGCTGGCACTGGGTCAAGGGCCACGTCGGCACCGAGCTCAACGAGCGCGCCGACCAGCTCGCCGTCGCCGCCGCGGAGGCCGCGGTGCGATGA